The genomic DNA TGGCAGCGGCTTAGAAGTCCGTATTCCGGGGACTTTGCGTCTCTGGTTAATTCCTCGAACGTATAACCGCTGTAAATCCAGGCGGATATAGCGCCTGCCGCCTCGCGCAGACGATCGAGAAATGCGCTGACCTCTGCTGCCGAGAAAAAGGGGTCTCCGCCAAGAATCGACACTCCGCTAAGCAGCGGGTTGCCGGCGATGTCCCGAATGATTTCCTGTTCCCGTTCGGGAGTAAACGGCTCGCCGTAATGGAAATTCCAGGTGGCCGGACTGAAGCAGCCTTTGCAATGATGGCGACAGCCGCTTATAAAGAGCGCTGCCCGCAATCCCTCGCCTTCATTTATAGATTCCGGGTAATAGCCGCAAATATTCATGTCGAATGCTTGAGGCGATCACGAACCTCGGCCTGTTTGGCAGCGTTGAAGCGGGTCTGGAAATCCCCGGTCAAATATCCGGTTACGCGGCGCAGCCGGCGGATATGGACGTCCTGCTCGCTAGCGTTGCAGGATGGGCAGGATGCGCCAATGATTCCTTCGTAGCCGCAGCCCGAGCAGCGGTCGATCGGATGGTTGATGCTGAAATAGCTTACCTGCTGCGACAGCGCGTACTGAATGATGCGCAGGAATGCGGCCGGATTGCTGCGGGCGTTGCCGTTCAGCTCAATGTAGGAGATGGCTCCCGCATTGCACAGTCCGTGGAACGGTGCTTCCAGCTCGATTTTTTTAGCTGCGCTGATGTGGTAGTATACCGGTATGTGAAAAGAGTTCGTGTAATATTCCCGGTCAACGACGCCAGGAATTTCCCCGTAGTCAGCGCGGTCCCGTTTGGTGAATTTCCCCGACAGCCCTTCCGCCGGAGTGGCGAACAGGGTAATGTTCAGGTTGTGTCTTTCGCTCTGACGGTCGCAATAGTCGCGCATGAAGGCGATCAAATTATAGGCCTTCCTATATACATCGGTATCTTCGCCGTGATGTTTACCATACATGGCTTTCATGCATTCTGCGAGCCCGATGAAGCCGATCGACAGGCTGCCGTGCTTGAGCAGCTCTCCCACCGTATCCTCGGGGTTCAGATGCTCGCCGCCCTCCCATACACCTTCGCGCATCATGAAGTCGGAAGCCTTGGCTTTCTGGGACGATTGAATCCGGAAGCGGTGCAGCAGTCCGTCCAGCGCGATATCCATATAATGCTCCAGTTCCCGGTAGAAGCCTTGCTCATCTGCGGTCTGCCGCAGTCCTAACGCTATGCCATGCTCCAGGCCCAACTTGACCAGGTTCAGGGTGTTGAAGGACAAATTTCCTTTGCCGGACAGATGGTTGCGGCCGAAGCGGTCGCTCAGCACCCGCGTGCGGCAGCCCATCGTGGCAAATTCGGTATCCGGGTTCGCCGGATCGTAATACATCAGATTGAGCGGGGCGTCCAGATTGGCGAAATTCGGATACAGCCGTTTGGCCGAGCATTCCGCTGCTTTCAGGAACAGTTCGTAATTGGGTTCGCCCGGCTGCTGGTTCACGCCCTGCTTGCATTTAAAAATCTGAATCGGAAAAATCGGCGTTTCGCCGCTGCCAAGTCCGCGCATCGTTGCGGCAAGCAGTGAACTGATGACGAGCTGCCCTTCTATCGACGTGCATGTGCCGTAGTTGATGCTCGTAAAAGGAATTTGTCCACCCGCCCGGCTCGACATCGTATTGAGATTATGAATGAGGCTCTCGGCGGCCTGCAGTGTTTCGCTTTCGGTCTCTTTAACCGCATATTTGAAGGCCCTTGGATACTGCACCTGCAGATCAGAGCGAGCCATTGTGATCAAGCCGTAGTCCGCTGCGCTGTCTCCTTCTTCGAAGTAGTCCAATCCTTTGCGGAAATATTTGACGAAGGATTTGGTTACGTAAGGCGCCAGGTCGTGGTCCAGCTTATTGGCGGATACGCCGCCGTATTGCGCATTTTGCTGGGACTGAAAAATGATCGCCACAAGCGCCATCGCCGTCATGATCGAATTCGGCGGCCTTACGCTGCCGTTGCCGGTGTTGAACCCTTCGCGCAGCAGCTTGTCGAACGGAATGAAGATGCAGTTCGTCGTTCCGATCGCGTATTGATCCAGATCGTGCACATAGACGATATTGTCTTGAATGGCCTGAACGAGCGGCTTTGGCATGACAAAATGGTTCGCATACCATTTCGCGTACTCGCTGCCGAATTTGCTCATTTTGCCAGAGAAGCTTTCGCCGTTCAAGTTGGCGTTCTCCCGCAGCACCTCAAGATTGCTGCTTGCAACGATCTCTTCTCCTAATGTAATCACTTCATCCAGCATGTCTTGGCGGCTTGTATAAACCGGGTTCATCATCGCCATAACAAAGTTTCCCTCCCGAAAAACTACACATTACAACCATATAAAAAGGCATTTCCGATCATGCAAGGTTGGAAATGCCCGAATGCGTGTTTGAAGAAATGCCTGGATCATCCTATGAAATGCAGGATGAATGCGTATGTAAGCTGCAAGCGGACACCTACCTGTTCCTCGCAGGTTCATCTGGTATTTGGTGTCAAATTACAGAAGCGGGCAGGTCTCCTGGCTTCCGGACTTCTTCACTGACGCCTTCCCGCAGTTGGTTAATATCTGCAGTGGCATTCTATCAGTGAAGCGCTGCAAGGAGCCTTGGTAAGCTCTTGCATGCACCCGGTCACAGTGGCGGGACCGCAGCGGAATTGCACCGCACTTCCCTTTTAAGCCCCAGCCGAGAAATAGAGGGCTGGATCACCCGATTCCACTATATTTGGTTGTCTGCAACTTACATTACCCCAATATGTAGTGTTTGTAAACAGTCATCTTCACTAGCTGAAGGATGAAAAATCATGAAAAAACAGGTGAAAGCAACCCTGATGCGGCGAGTGGGAGATGAAGAGAAATTGTGAACATTTATCGCGGCAGTTCATGATCGTATTTTTTGCGCAGCTGGTTCAGCTGCTCTAATTTGCGCAGCTGGTTCAGCTGCTCTAATTTGCGCAGCTGCTGCTCCTGGTTTCTCATCCCGGCGGCAACGATCAGGATTGTACGTCGTACTGCTTCATGTTCTTGCAGCTCAAATCTCCATATAAATGAATTATGTGGATAGTTTATTATCAAATACGAAGGAGAATCCGATGAGAATAGATTTGCATACCCATGTCAAGCTTGCCAAGAAAACAGTCTTCAGCCACGCTTATTTCAAGGAAATGATGGCCGAGGCGGGAAAGAACGGGCTGGATGCCGTCGCCATGACGGAGCATTTCAACACCTGGCGGTATGAGGATATTTATGAAGTGCTGGACCGGCATTATCCCTATGAGCAAGGCTACTACTTGGCCGAGGGGATGAAGGTGTTTCCCGGCATCGGGGCGTATCAGATTGAAATTTTGCCATGCCTGCATGCGAAGGTGAAGTCAGCGAATGTGATCAAGGCGCTGTTGGAGAAGGAGCTGGCTGTCTCCGAAGAGAACAGTGGGGATTTGCGGGAGCTCGGGGAAATGGCGTAAGCGGGCGAAGATCACTTTAAAGGCAAGGTGCAGGGCCTCTTCCAGGTGCGGGAGAGGCCTGTACTTCATTCCTCCATGCAGATCATGATACGGTACTGGGTATAAGGGCGTGCCGAGTTTATTTGAAATGAAGGGGTGGAAATTGTTACAATAAGAGGCAGTATGAATGTTATTCAAAAAGTATGGAACTTCATTATAAGAAGGAGAGAGCAGTATGACGATTGCAGAGGTAACGGTGATCCCTATCGGGACGGGGTCGACCAGCTTAAGCCCGTACGTAGCCGAGCTGCAGCGGGTATTGGAGAAGCAGGAGGGCATCCAATATACGCTCACCTCGATGAGCACAATTATCGAAGGGCCGCTGGATAGCGTATTCGCTGCGATTCGCGCGATTCATGAGTCGCCGTTCCAATCCGGTGCCCAGCGGGTGTCCACTTCGATCAAAATCGATGACCGGCGCGACAAAGAGAGCTCCTCTGAGCAGAAGCTGCGTTCGGTGCAGGCGAAGCTGCAATAAATTCCTGATTTTGAGGACTTGCAAAATTTTCAGATCGAGTTATAATATTTTTTGTTTCCACTTAATTAGTGAATGTGCTGGTGTAGCTCAGTTGGTAGAGCAACGCATTCGTAATGCGTAGGTCGGGGGTTCGAGTCCCTTCACCAGCATCTTGCTAAAGTCAGGCGCAGCGCGGCTTCCGAGGTTTTCGGGGCCGCGCTTTTTTTGTGGAAAAACCTATTCTTCTAACCATTGTTCTACCCTTTAGTTGAGGAAAATAAAATGACGAGCTTTATTTTGACATATACAATTTGTACATAGAAGTTTCTTTATCAATTGATCTAGCTAATTTAAAAGCTTCCTCCTGGCTTTTATGATTATTTATAATTTCATACATAAACCTTATTACGAACATTAAATTAGCATTTCCATCTATGTAATCATCAGGACCTATATAAGAATGACAACCACATTCCAGAAAAGCGTTGGCTAACTGTTCTATGCCTAATGTACAACCAGAACCTATAACTTTTATGTCTTTTAAATTCGTATATTTTTTAACCTCCTGATCCCCAAAGAACTCTCCTCTTGGCTCATTACTATCATAAACATCCTCACCAAGTTCAGGCATACAAAATCTACCTTCATCTCCATGAAAATTTAAAATTAAGTAGTCCACTTTATGATCAAGTCCTTCACCTGATAGAACATCAATAAGATCATTGGGCCTACCTATCCAATGAATATTAATCCTTGCTCCAAAATACTCAAGTGCTGATCTTATAGCATACGATTCCATTTCACAATTTGGTCCCACAACTAAACTTATATACATTTCGGGTCTACTCAACTTACATTTACTCCTTATTATTCTAATATCTATCGACTTATATTCTAGCACATGAATTTACAATTAAAGGAGTGACGCTTTGACGATGATGATCAGCTTTGGAGGGCTTATTATTGCTGTTGACGCTGGTTGTGGCTATCGTTGTAGCAATTAATCAAAACACAAAGAAATAGACCGCCTTAGGGATTAGGATTGCGGTCTATTTCGATTGCATGAAATCCTACAGCCGACCGCTCTTTAAAGCGGTAAGTGTACGGGGAGCCGTGTTGCTGCACGGCTCCTTAACTATTTTTATCATAGCAGAAGCATAATTATACCTCAACCTGGGAGTTCCATTTTATGGGGTTGGAAGCGAAGTGAGGAGGCACGGCATTCCTAACATCATGGAACGCTCATCCAGCAAGCCCTCGCTTAATGTGTAAGCCGGGGTTGTATTCCCTTCGCTAGCATCGTTCTAAACGTTTTTATCCTCCTCTATAGCGAGAACCTCCCTTGCTGCTTCTATGAAAGATAAGATGATGGGTGAAAGCCACTTATCTTTATGCCATGACATCTGAGTATACACGTGCAGGTCAGGAATTTGCCATG from Paenibacillus woosongensis includes the following:
- the nrdG gene encoding anaerobic ribonucleoside-triphosphate reductase activating protein, translated to MNICGYYPESINEGEGLRAALFISGCRHHCKGCFSPATWNFHYGEPFTPEREQEIIRDIAGNPLLSGVSILGGDPFFSAAEVSAFLDRLREAAGAISAWIYSGYTFEELTRDAKSPEYGLLSRCQVLVDGRYVDELRDPSLLYRGSSNQRLIDIPASLAQHGIVEWRPTFSF
- a CDS encoding anaerobic ribonucleoside triphosphate reductase; its protein translation is MAMMNPVYTSRQDMLDEVITLGEEIVASSNLEVLRENANLNGESFSGKMSKFGSEYAKWYANHFVMPKPLVQAIQDNIVYVHDLDQYAIGTTNCIFIPFDKLLREGFNTGNGSVRPPNSIMTAMALVAIIFQSQQNAQYGGVSANKLDHDLAPYVTKSFVKYFRKGLDYFEEGDSAADYGLITMARSDLQVQYPRAFKYAVKETESETLQAAESLIHNLNTMSSRAGGQIPFTSINYGTCTSIEGQLVISSLLAATMRGLGSGETPIFPIQIFKCKQGVNQQPGEPNYELFLKAAECSAKRLYPNFANLDAPLNLMYYDPANPDTEFATMGCRTRVLSDRFGRNHLSGKGNLSFNTLNLVKLGLEHGIALGLRQTADEQGFYRELEHYMDIALDGLLHRFRIQSSQKAKASDFMMREGVWEGGEHLNPEDTVGELLKHGSLSIGFIGLAECMKAMYGKHHGEDTDVYRKAYNLIAFMRDYCDRQSERHNLNITLFATPAEGLSGKFTKRDRADYGEIPGVVDREYYTNSFHIPVYYHISAAKKIELEAPFHGLCNAGAISYIELNGNARSNPAAFLRIIQYALSQQVSYFSINHPIDRCSGCGYEGIIGASCPSCNASEQDVHIRRLRRVTGYLTGDFQTRFNAAKQAEVRDRLKHST
- a CDS encoding MTH1187 family thiamine-binding protein; translation: MTIAEVTVIPIGTGSTSLSPYVAELQRVLEKQEGIQYTLTSMSTIIEGPLDSVFAAIRAIHESPFQSGAQRVSTSIKIDDRRDKESSSEQKLRSVQAKLQ
- a CDS encoding delta-aminolevulinic acid dehydratase; the encoded protein is MSRPEMYISLVVGPNCEMESYAIRSALEYFGARINIHWIGRPNDLIDVLSGEGLDHKVDYLILNFHGDEGRFCMPELGEDVYDSNEPRGEFFGDQEVKKYTNLKDIKVIGSGCTLGIEQLANAFLECGCHSYIGPDDYIDGNANLMFVIRFMYEIINNHKSQEEAFKLARSIDKETSMYKLYMSK